Proteins encoded together in one Dermacentor variabilis isolate Ectoservices chromosome 2, ASM5094787v1, whole genome shotgun sequence window:
- the LOC142571735 gene encoding uncharacterized protein LOC142571735 isoform X2: protein MSTLPHRRKSGACGDHSQRELQFLSGHIQQLSSSRKQALMLGDLQSTNCSMCGEPGRQQEPQESWTKGASHTSRKTPAFPFFSVINVFSSPPPPYVLEYNGLPDLEAVLSRELLSEYMGKEK from the exons ATGTCCACCCTGCCCCATC GGAGAAAGTCAGGTGCATGTGGTGACCATTCTCAAAGGGAACTGCAGTTCCTGAGCGGACATATACAGCAg CTGTCGTCTTCTCGGAAGCAGGCACTCATGCTTGGAGACCTGCAGAGCACAAACTGCAGCAT gtgtggcgagcccgggagacagcaagagccgcaggagtcctggactaagggcgcctcccacacaagcagaaagacacctgcttttcctttcttttctgtaataaatgttttttcttctcctcctcctccttatgtCCTTGAATACAATGGTTTACCTGACTTGGAGGCAGTTTTATctcgggagctcctatctgaatacatgggaaaagagaaatag
- the LOC142571735 gene encoding uncharacterized protein LOC142571735 isoform X1, translating into MCVDNSGRQSAISGRKSGACGDHSQRELQFLSGHIQQLSSSRKQALMLGDLQSTNCSMCGEPGRQQEPQESWTKGASHTSRKTPAFPFFSVINVFSSPPPPYVLEYNGLPDLEAVLSRELLSEYMGKEK; encoded by the exons ATGTGTGTAGATAACAGTGGCAGACAATCTGCTATCTCAG GGAGAAAGTCAGGTGCATGTGGTGACCATTCTCAAAGGGAACTGCAGTTCCTGAGCGGACATATACAGCAg CTGTCGTCTTCTCGGAAGCAGGCACTCATGCTTGGAGACCTGCAGAGCACAAACTGCAGCAT gtgtggcgagcccgggagacagcaagagccgcaggagtcctggactaagggcgcctcccacacaagcagaaagacacctgcttttcctttcttttctgtaataaatgttttttcttctcctcctcctccttatgtCCTTGAATACAATGGTTTACCTGACTTGGAGGCAGTTTTATctcgggagctcctatctgaatacatgggaaaagagaaatag
- the LOC142571735 gene encoding uncharacterized protein LOC142571735 isoform X4 produces the protein MSTLPHRRKSGACGDHSQRELQFLSGHIQQKASLFIQSHNSPPAMLRTPRQSHTKFNVVIARAVVFSEAGTHAWRPAEHKLQHVWRARETARAAGVLD, from the exons ATGTCCACCCTGCCCCATC GGAGAAAGTCAGGTGCATGTGGTGACCATTCTCAAAGGGAACTGCAGTTCCTGAGCGGACATATACAGCAg aaagcatcgcTATTTATACAGTCACACAATAGCCCACCAGCCATGCTTAGAACGCCACGACAAAGCCACACAAAATTCAACGTGGTGATAGCCCGAG CTGTCGTCTTCTCGGAAGCAGGCACTCATGCTTGGAGACCTGCAGAGCACAAACTGCAGCAT gtgtggcgagcccgggagacagcaagagccgcaggagtcctggactaa
- the LOC142571735 gene encoding uncharacterized protein LOC142571735 isoform X3 — MCVDNSGRQSAISGRKSGACGDHSQRELQFLSGHIQQKASLFIQSHNSPPAMLRTPRQSHTKFNVVIARAVVFSEAGTHAWRPAEHKLQHVWRARETARAAGVLD; from the exons ATGTGTGTAGATAACAGTGGCAGACAATCTGCTATCTCAG GGAGAAAGTCAGGTGCATGTGGTGACCATTCTCAAAGGGAACTGCAGTTCCTGAGCGGACATATACAGCAg aaagcatcgcTATTTATACAGTCACACAATAGCCCACCAGCCATGCTTAGAACGCCACGACAAAGCCACACAAAATTCAACGTGGTGATAGCCCGAG CTGTCGTCTTCTCGGAAGCAGGCACTCATGCTTGGAGACCTGCAGAGCACAAACTGCAGCAT gtgtggcgagcccgggagacagcaagagccgcaggagtcctggactaa